Below is a genomic region from Henckelia pumila isolate YLH828 chromosome 3, ASM3356847v2, whole genome shotgun sequence.
AGATCATGTGGATCCCttgtatttttatgaaaattgacatgTTTGTAGATGATCCAAGGACTaatatttgaccacatcatggggAGAAAAGTACTCCAGATCTAGCATAGAATAATCCAGTTCTCGAGAGTATAGTTTCGGGTTTATAGTCAAGTAACCGTAGAATTAATAAATTAGACCATTAATTAAATAGCTTTAATTAATTTCTATCTAAATTAATTATTCGAGCTTGACATCATGGGTCCATCATCCTCAAACCATCTTCACGAAATCATGACGGATACTCTTCAATAATAATACATCCGAAAGCTTTTGATTTGAGGAGAAACAACCTTTGCTCGACATAGTTGGTTCTGTCTCTAACCACTAAACCAGAAATGCCTAGACAGAGGCAGCCCCATCATGGCTGGATATTGAAATGCACATAGTGCACTGCAAGTATTACCTAAAATACACAGTGAGTGGAAAGAAAAAAGTCACCCAAAAACAGGTGTTTGATTTGCATCCATAACCAAATGAATCTTCAATAGCAAAATTTGAAGCCTAAGTCCAAACCAAGCACATGGCTTTGGGCCCTTTTAAAATCTTGGTTTGTACAGatctttagttttttttttcttttttaaaagtaaatcacatgaGAAAACAAGCACCAAAGCTTGAATGCATAGGGGAAGTCAGCTGAGAAATATTTTACAATACGCATGCATGCCACCACCAAGCCAGAAGTACTTGATATTATACATTTATTTCACTCTCATTTCCTTCTGATACAAAACCAAGATGCTACAAGCacgttaaataatttaaattagtaCTCTAGGACAGGAGACATAACACAGCACGGGAATCGGGAGTCTATAAATGCATGGATACCAAAATGAAATTTGTGCCTTCCACAGCATCCATATTCACGATGAAGAAGAATGCACTGAAGAAAGTAAAATGATCCAATTTTGTTTGTGTACCTGTGATCCCTGTCTTATATTCATATAGGGTACCTGAAAAGTTAGTTTCGTCTAGGAGGTGGTTGGACTCTAGGACGATGTACAGTAGAAGAAATATTCATATGCTGAGGTCCTGGAGGAGGAGAGGGATACATTCCAGTATGCTGCATGTCAGTGGGATAATTTCCAAAGTGAAGGGACGGCCTGGGATAATGAATTCCATGAGAACCTGCCGATGGACACAGAACATAAACTCAGGTGACTAGAATGTCGATGAAGAAAgttcaataattaaaatgtattttcttttaatttactTAACCTTGAACATGCTCAACATTTAGACAATCTCTATAAATAGAATGGTCAGAAAAGAAATGCGCCATTTACCCACCATAGGGGAATTGTGAAGCAGACTGATATGCATGATGCCTCGTAGACGAGAAATCATATGAGGTGCCCCTAAACTCAGGGGTGCATCCATCATAACAAGTGTCTTGTGGTAAGGAAGTTGACACTGAATAGTCAACTCCAACTTGATAGAAATCTCTGCTTTCAACACTAGTATGTTGGTAAGCATTGTTTCCTTGATAACTTTGAAAGAACCGGTCAACAGAACCATGTGCAGGACCTCTACTTTGATATGGGTTAATCTTGTTGAAACCATATCCGCTGCAGCTTCTGAGTTCGTCAAAATCACATCTTGAATCATAATACTTTCCAAAAGGGGATTGTGATTGATTCTGATGGAAATCTGAGCTTTTCCCAGGATCACCAACATCTGGtgtgtttaaaaattaaaacaggTCATCAAGGAATCACAATAAGATTAATATTCACAAGGAATAGAAACTCAGTAAATAACCTTGTGTTTGAAATGATACGCGAGAGTCTGACTGAACTGGGGTTTCTAGACAATGTGGCCTAAAAGTGCGGAAATACGACATTGGAGAAGGTATATCCAATTTAGAAGACATTGGCTGCTTCATGCTTGTAACTCTTTTCATCTCATCCAAGAATCTCTGGGACTCTTCTCTGTTACGATCCACAAACAAGACCTACAAGAATGTAAAGGTGTATCAATTTCATCACTGAAGCAAAACAAAGAAAAACTTCAAATTATTACTACCTGATCAAAATATTCATCTGCTAAACGGATATCCTTGCTTGTGGGCAAAGTATAATTAGCTGCCAAAGATAATTTGAAAACACCAAATACAATCACTGTCAGTTCTTAATGGGAAGATGACCAAGAGTTGTCCAACTGGCAAGAGGAAAGTTCTTAGGAGGGTTACCCAACATTTCATTTACTGCTTCACCAGGTACTTCTTTTCCTGTTTCTTTCAATGTTTTTTGTGCACGAAGCTTGAGCTCTTCTGGTCTTGGAAAAACCACAACAGCAATCTATTTTGCAGAGAGTTAATAATATAAAGTCAAAGTCCTTCTCTTGTATTAGAGCAACATACAAGGCAAAACTCGAAAAATATTCTTCTTTTCCACTTGCCTTTGTATAGTCAGCAAAAGGCTTCAGTTTACGCTTACGAGCACTCTTGTAAACATTTGTTTGATCGATTATGAAATTCCGAGGCATTCTGGATGCCCTGAGCAGTAGCACGTTGAAAATTTTAGTTGCACGATCCATCAAGCACTCGAACCGTTGACCATAGTTACGTTTCCGTACCAAACCAGGCAACTGGAATTATGATAAGAGAGCTCAGTTAAAATCAAATCCACTCAGTATCAGAAGAAAATGTAATATTGCTGGAAATCATAAAAGATATTATTGAGTTATGTGCATTATCTTATGAGATAATCTCTATCTTTTAATCTCTTTTGATTTCTTTCTTACTTATTCTCTGCCACCTAAATTTATGGGCATACCGCCTTTGTTCTCTCACACTCCAACTCAACCGAGCTTGATCCTAGAACACACAAATGTAAATTTCTTGGTTATTCCCCAGCAAAAGTATTGCAAATATTACTTCCCTCATCAAGAAGTATATTGGTATCCAAGGATATTACCTTCTTTGAATCAACTCCTTTTTCCCGCGTAACTTATCTTAAGTGGGAGAATGGGAGTGCCGACGACTCTTGGGATTCTTATACCACCTCAGTCACTCCACCTACTCACAAACCTACTTCAATCACTCCTCATTGTGCCAGTTACATCAATTAGGGCcaacaaaaatcagaaattatctaaattaatattaataattttaagtGGATCCTTTTGAAATGATTGAGAACAAATAATTAGCTGATAAAAACCAACCACCGTTGATTCTCTTGAAATTATTGAGTAATTTAGATAGTTGTGGAGATGATAAAGAGAGATTTGAGAAGTTGGATAAGATAAATTCTTCACGAAAacgaaatatttatatttatacatgcttataaaattttatgtgTAATATATAGATGTTCGCTGGACAACAAACAAATGTGTGGATGTGATAATCAATTCAGAGCAATAATGATCTAAACCCTTTAGGAAAGAAAATAGATGAGATGGATCAATTCAGAGAATTGGTGATAAAGACACAACACTACACAACATAGAACTGCTCGGAtgctatatattttttcaaaaattattaggATCCGAGTTAACGTTACATGGATCCActctattaatttttttaaataattttgatCCGAGCAATTATTGCTCGGACTTACTATTcgattaaaaaaacaataaagtGTTGAAATCTTAGCAAATCTTTTGTTGAACCAGCCAAATTAGACCGGTTCAACACAAAGGGTAAACCAAAAATTTGCGAAATTCGAGAAATGATCCCTTAGATTTGGTGTATAAAAGTAAATCCCCCATATTTGTTATACATTGGTAgattattttaaagtttataatatttataaaagaAATCCCCGAGTTTGATGAGACGGGAAAATTAAATGGTAGGTAGAACTTGGAGAGAGGAAAATGCTATTACACCtatcattttaaatattgtttgattagtatatataaaatttttctacCTATTTTACATACCTAAAGAATTTGGTGTGCGTATACGCGAATGAAATGTCTTCATTAGACATGTTGATTATGCTATGGTTTTCACACGATGATATACTTTTTGactgaaaattaaaaaagattaataaaaaaaataagtaaaaGATAAAGTGAACAATCTCAAGGTTTTTTTGGTCTTGTTTAGAGattatgattttgatatttagATATTTGAATTGGTATCATTCctatgattttattattttggtatAAATTATTCTCAATGTAATGTGGTGATTGTATGCGGTGTTTATTTAACTAATCTATTGTATTTGATTATTTGTGTGGCAACATActtaaaagtgtcaaaaaaattcaaaaaaataaagattgaTGATTTCAAGGAACAACTCCAttaaataatgaaaaaaatattaactcTACACACTCCATTATTGGGTAGGAGAAATTATATCTAACCCTGACCCAACATATATATTTACTTTGGGTTCGGTGTTGTCAGACTATGATctttttctaaaataacataacCTGATCAAGTATTACCAGATCGGGTCTGGTATCAGGTGCCAGTACCCAGACGCCCACCCTTACATGGAGTCAACTCAAGCTCAAACTAAATTATACTCATACTCTGCTTCTATAGTATTCGATCAATAGCAAAATAGCTATACTCATTGTGTGTGTTGATTACACGAGCATCACTGAAGTGACAACACAGAAGAGAGTGATGGTATTAAAAGTAATCTTGGTAGGACTAATTGAGCTCGAAGAATTGGGAATTCTAAGATTATTTAATCAGAATGAAAATATAGAAACCAAAATGGCATCTACATCTCCCAATATAAATATATCCAATTTACATTTTGCTGGGAGTGTTGAAATCATCAAAGATGTGATCGGGTTTATTACTTGTATCGTCATAGGCAATAATGTATATCTTTTCTCTTCTTTGTTTTGATTTGCTTCTAGGGGTCCTTTTTAAGAGTTTAGTTCCTCACCCAGCAGTAGAAAAAGTTTGTAAAAATTGATGTGCAACTCTCTTCATATTTTTGGAAGACTTttataaaggaaaaaaaaatctgTCAATATACTTAGGACAAGTACTGATAAAGAAAAGAGAGTAACAACAAACCAACCTTCATTTGCTCCAGCACTAAATCTGTTCCAAGAAGAACATATCGCTTTTCCGGATGGTCTTTCACATGATTTTCAGCCCAAGAAGTCTTTCCAGAGGCAGGCAATCCTACCATCATTATAACCTCACAATTATTTTGAACTGATAAGGAAGGCCCCACAACGGAGTTTCCATCCAAAATGGCATCAGCCCACGGTTTGTAACCATCTTCCGGGACCAGTCCATCATCAACACTGAACTGCAATAAAACTACGGTGTTTTTCAGCAAAATATGTGGGAAAATAGCTCGTTCCCATTGTCGTATTTTTATTGGGGAATCCACTAGACCAAGGCCGTCAGAGCCTGCCTCAAAATGCTTTGCCAAACCCAAGAATTTTCCATTCTTGAAGAAGCTAATACATGCCATGGGCTTTGAGTCAAGGTCAACTGCACAAATTATAGTGTCACCCACCCCAAATTTTTCACCAtaatcaaaaaaatttccaGAATTTGAGAACTTTCCAGTCCCACCATATCCAAAACTGTTCATAGACTCTCCAAGGTTTCGTA
It encodes:
- the LOC140891485 gene encoding uncharacterized protein, which translates into the protein MAPAKRESSIIDETQLKKPRASEHEPPKSLSHRNVRVTLNPADCDMDFNVEGNGLRGSALHEEGFAYCWSGCRANVGITGGKYCFGCKITSHQPVVMEDTALEQQHISRIGISRGDDVVRNLGESMNSFGYGGTGKFSNSGNFFDYGEKFGVGDTIICAVDLDSKPMACISFFKNGKFLGLAKHFEAGSDGLGLVDSPIKIRQWERAIFPHILLKNTVVLLQFSVDDGLVPEDGYKPWADAILDGNSVVGPSLSVQNNCEVIMMVGLPASGKTSWAENHVKDHPEKRYVLLGTDLVLEQMKLPGLVRKRNYGQRFECLMDRATKIFNVLLLRASRMPRNFIIDQTNVYKSARKRKLKPFADYTKIAVVVFPRPEELKLRAQKTLKETGKEVPGEAVNEMLANYTLPTSKDIRLADEYFDQVLFVDRNREESQRFLDEMKRVTSMKQPMSSKLDIPSPMSYFRTFRPHCLETPVQSDSRVSFQTQDVGDPGKSSDFHQNQSQSPFGKYYDSRCDFDELRSCSGYGFNKINPYQSRGPAHGSVDRFFQSYQGNNAYQHTSVESRDFYQVGVDYSVSTSLPQDTCYDGCTPEFRGTSYDFSSTRHHAYQSASQFPYGSHGIHYPRPSLHFGNYPTDMQHTGMYPSPPPGPQHMNISSTVHRPRVQPPPRRN